One stretch of Miscanthus floridulus cultivar M001 chromosome 18, ASM1932011v1, whole genome shotgun sequence DNA includes these proteins:
- the LOC136524078 gene encoding uncharacterized protein: MLEAIGQFGRNLKGPSPYEMSGPFLQKRKEKVMDGFKEHKESWEVTGCSIMTDAWTDRKGRGVMNLVVHSAHGVLFLDSVECSGDRKDGKYIFELVDRYIEEIGEEHVVQVVTDNASVNTSAASLLTAKKPSIFWNGCAAHCLDLMLEHIGKLGPVEETIANARQVTVFLYAHTRVLDLMRKFLKKDLVRSGVTRFATAYLNLKSLLDNKKELTRLFKSDEMEELGYLKQAKGKKANKLITLSHWLMC; this comes from the exons ATGTTAGAGGCCATTGGTCAATTTGGTAGAAATCTGAAAGGGCCTAGTCCCTATGAGATGAGTGGACCATTCTTGCAGAAAAGGAAGGAAAAGGTGATGGATGGATTCAAGGAGCATAAGGAATCATGGGAGGTCACAGGTTGTTCTATCATGACAGATGCATGGACAGATAGGAAGGGTAGGGGAGTGATGAATTTAGTTGTGCATAGTGCTCATGGGGTACTCTTCTTAGATTCAGTGGAATGCTCGGGTGACAGGAAAGATGGCAAATATATCTTTGAACTTGTGGATAGGTACATAGAAGAGATAGGGGAAGAACATGTTGTCCAAGTGGTGACTGATAATGCTAGCGTCAATACTAGTGCAGCAAGTCTATTGACAGCAAAAAAACCTTCAATATTTTGGAATGGATGTGCTGCTCATTGCTTGGATCTCATGCTAGAGCATATTGGTAAGCTTGGACCAGTTGAGGAGACCATTGCTAATGCAAGGCAAGTGACTGTTTTCTTGTATGCTCATACTAGGGTGTTGGATTTGATGAGGAAATTTCTTAAGAAAGACTTGGTTCGCTCTGGGGTTACACGATTTGCCACTGCTTACTTGAATCTAAAAAGCTTGCTAGACAACAAAAAAGAGTTGACAAGACTATTTAAATCAGATGAGATGGAGGAATTGGGTTACTTGAAGCAGGCCAAGGGGAAGAAAGCCAACAAA TTAATTACTTTGAGCCATTGGCTAATGTGTTGA